The following are encoded together in the Kribbella voronezhensis genome:
- the paaK gene encoding phenylacetate--CoA ligase PaaK — protein MTDRFLGEACPVELQDAGERLSVDELRARQLAGLQATVRTAYENVPHYRAALDGVGFVPDELKSLADLSRLPFTSKHDLRENYPFGMFAVPRTDVVRVHASSGTTGRPTVVGYTRADIDNWADLIARSIRAAGGRAGDVCHVAYGYGLFTGGLGAHYGAERLGCTVVPVSGGMTERQVDLIRDFGAQIIMVTPSYFLAIMDEMIARGIDPRETSLRVGIFGAEPWTEQMRTEVESRTGMHAVDIYGLSEVMGPGVAQECVETKDGLHIWEDHFYPEIIDPVTGEVLPDGSEGELVFTTLTKEAFPVLRYRTRDLTRLLPGTARPGMRRMEKITGRTDDLMIIRGVNVFPTQIEELILTVEGLTPHYLCTLTRPNRLDELTVQVEAAPGLTDHSPAANALTHLIKRRIGITARVEILQPHALERSLGKAKRINDQRNR, from the coding sequence ATGACCGATCGGTTCCTCGGTGAGGCGTGTCCGGTGGAGCTCCAGGACGCCGGTGAACGGCTGTCCGTGGACGAGCTCCGGGCGCGGCAGCTCGCCGGACTCCAGGCGACCGTGCGCACGGCGTACGAGAATGTCCCGCACTATCGCGCGGCGCTGGACGGCGTGGGTTTCGTCCCCGATGAGCTGAAGTCGCTCGCGGACCTGAGCCGCCTGCCGTTCACGTCGAAGCACGACCTGCGGGAGAACTACCCGTTCGGCATGTTCGCCGTCCCTCGTACCGACGTCGTCCGGGTGCACGCGTCCTCCGGTACGACGGGGCGCCCGACCGTCGTCGGGTACACGCGGGCCGACATCGACAACTGGGCCGACCTGATCGCCCGATCGATCCGCGCCGCCGGTGGCCGCGCCGGAGACGTGTGCCATGTCGCTTACGGATATGGGCTCTTCACCGGTGGGCTCGGTGCGCACTACGGCGCCGAGCGGCTCGGCTGCACGGTCGTCCCGGTCTCCGGCGGGATGACGGAACGCCAAGTCGACCTGATCCGCGACTTCGGCGCCCAGATCATCATGGTGACGCCCTCGTACTTCCTCGCGATCATGGACGAGATGATTGCCCGCGGCATCGATCCTCGCGAGACCTCCTTGCGGGTGGGGATCTTCGGCGCCGAACCGTGGACCGAGCAGATGCGGACCGAGGTGGAGTCACGGACCGGCATGCACGCGGTCGACATCTACGGGCTTTCCGAGGTGATGGGGCCCGGCGTCGCGCAGGAATGCGTCGAAACCAAGGACGGCCTGCACATCTGGGAGGACCACTTCTACCCGGAGATCATCGATCCCGTCACCGGCGAGGTACTGCCGGACGGCTCCGAGGGCGAACTCGTCTTCACCACGTTGACGAAGGAGGCCTTCCCAGTACTGCGGTACCGCACCCGCGACCTCACCAGACTCCTCCCCGGCACGGCCCGCCCCGGCATGCGCCGAATGGAGAAGATCACCGGCCGCACCGACGACCTGATGATCATCCGCGGCGTCAACGTCTTCCCGACCCAGATCGAAGAACTCATCCTCACCGTCGAAGGCCTCACACCCCACTACCTCTGCACCCTCACCCGCCCGAACCGCCTCGACGAACTGACCGTCCAGGTAGAAGCCGCCCCCGGCCTCACCGACCACTCTCCCGCCGCGAACGCCCTCACCCACCTCATCAAAAGGCGCATCGGCATCACCGCCAGGGTCGAGATCCTGCAACCCCACGCCCTGGAACGCTCCCTCGGCAAAGCAAAACGCATCAACGACCAACGAAACAGGTAA
- the pcaF gene encoding 3-oxoadipyl-CoA thiolase, with the protein MAREAYLVDGVRTPIGRYGGALAAVRPDDLAAHAISSLLARHSALDPASIDDVILGCANQAGEDNRNVARMALLLAGLPTDVPGTTINRLCGSGLDAVASAARSIIAGDNEIVLAGGVESMSRAPFVMPKATTAFSRQAEIFDTTIGWRFVNPLLEKQYGIDSMPETAESVAADFGISREDQDLFAVRSQQRAAKAQANGRLAEEIVAVSVRGKRGAVTTVEVDEHPRETSLEALAGLKTPFRSPGTVTAGNASGVNDGAAALLVMSGDAVSRLGVTPLARIVGTAAAGVPPRIMGIGPVPATRKLLARTGVALSDLGVIELNEAFAAQSLAVLRELGLPDDAEHVNPNGGAIALGHPLGMSGARLALTAALELRHRDAEYALSTMCIGVGQGIATLLARP; encoded by the coding sequence ATGGCGCGTGAGGCCTACCTCGTCGACGGTGTTCGCACCCCGATCGGCCGGTACGGCGGCGCGCTCGCCGCGGTCCGCCCGGACGACCTCGCGGCGCACGCGATCTCGTCGTTGCTCGCCCGGCACAGCGCGCTCGACCCGGCGTCGATCGACGACGTGATCCTCGGCTGCGCCAACCAGGCGGGCGAGGACAACCGCAACGTCGCCCGGATGGCACTGCTCCTGGCCGGCCTGCCTACCGACGTACCCGGTACGACGATCAACCGGCTCTGTGGCTCCGGCCTCGACGCGGTGGCCTCGGCGGCCCGGTCGATCATTGCCGGAGACAACGAGATCGTGCTGGCCGGTGGCGTCGAATCGATGTCCAGGGCACCTTTTGTGATGCCGAAGGCAACTACCGCGTTCTCCCGGCAGGCGGAGATCTTCGACACCACGATCGGCTGGCGGTTCGTCAATCCCCTGCTGGAGAAGCAGTACGGGATCGACTCGATGCCGGAGACGGCGGAGAGCGTAGCTGCTGACTTCGGCATCTCCCGCGAAGACCAGGACCTGTTCGCGGTGCGCAGTCAGCAGCGGGCCGCGAAGGCGCAGGCCAACGGGCGTCTCGCGGAGGAGATCGTTGCGGTATCCGTCCGCGGCAAGCGGGGCGCGGTGACGACCGTCGAGGTCGACGAGCACCCGCGGGAGACGTCGCTCGAGGCGCTGGCCGGTTTGAAGACGCCGTTCCGTTCGCCCGGCACGGTGACGGCCGGCAACGCGTCGGGTGTGAACGACGGTGCCGCTGCTCTGCTGGTGATGAGTGGCGACGCCGTCTCGCGGCTCGGCGTCACGCCGCTCGCGCGGATCGTGGGCACCGCCGCGGCCGGCGTACCGCCTCGCATCATGGGGATCGGGCCGGTTCCGGCCACCCGCAAGCTTCTTGCCCGCACCGGCGTCGCGTTGTCCGACCTCGGCGTGATCGAGCTGAACGAGGCGTTCGCGGCCCAGTCCCTCGCGGTCCTGCGCGAACTCGGCCTTCCCGACGACGCTGAGCACGTCAACCCGAACGGCGGCGCCATCGCCCTGGGACACCCCCTGGGTATGTCCGGCGCCCGCCTCGCACTGACAGCCGCTCTCGAGCTTCGCCACCGCGACGCCGAGTACGCGTTGTCCACGATGTGTATCGGGGTAGGCCAGGGCATCGCGACCCTGCTCGCACGGCCGTAG
- the paaI gene encoding hydroxyphenylacetyl-CoA thioesterase PaaI, with protein sequence MSEDLAAAVAAAMWADDSASASLGMRLVRVGEGFAVLEMPVRDDMVNGHGIAHGGFVFTLADSAFAFACNSRNQVTVAQAADIVFVAPARRGDLLVAEARERASYGRNGIYDVTVRRGDDLIAEFRGRSRQLSGTVLKESHDGA encoded by the coding sequence ATGAGCGAGGACCTGGCCGCGGCCGTTGCCGCGGCGATGTGGGCCGACGACAGCGCCAGCGCCTCCCTCGGCATGCGCCTGGTCCGGGTCGGTGAAGGGTTCGCAGTGCTGGAGATGCCGGTGCGCGACGACATGGTGAACGGGCACGGGATCGCGCACGGCGGCTTCGTCTTCACGCTGGCCGACTCGGCGTTCGCGTTCGCCTGCAACTCCCGCAACCAGGTCACCGTCGCACAAGCGGCCGACATCGTCTTCGTCGCACCGGCTCGGCGCGGGGATCTCCTGGTCGCCGAGGCGCGCGAGCGGGCGTCGTACGGGCGGAACGGGATCTACGACGTCACGGTCCGCCGCGGCGACGACCTGATCGCCGAGTTCCGCGGTCGCAGCCGACAATTGTCCGGAACAGTTCTGAAGGAGAGTCACGATGGCGCGTGA